Proteins encoded together in one Agromyces sp. 3263 window:
- a CDS encoding response regulator transcription factor gives MTDDRWDIRVAIVDDQALVRTGFRMVLDAEPDLVVVGEAGDGAAAIELARSTPIDVMLMDVRMPGVDGIAATAEVTAGPASPRVIVLTTFDLDEYAFAAIRAGASGFLLKDARPQELTTAIRTVHAGEAALAPRVTRRMIELFAADLPASGAADARAELFDRLSPREREILVAIAEGLNNSELASRFFLSESTVKTHVGRILQKLDARDRVHLVILAYEHGLLSGPGTSPERR, from the coding sequence GTGACGGACGACCGGTGGGACATCCGCGTCGCCATCGTCGACGACCAGGCGCTCGTGCGCACCGGATTCCGGATGGTGCTCGACGCGGAACCCGACCTCGTCGTGGTCGGCGAAGCCGGAGACGGTGCCGCCGCCATCGAGCTGGCACGGTCGACGCCCATCGACGTGATGCTCATGGACGTGCGCATGCCCGGGGTCGACGGCATCGCCGCCACCGCCGAGGTGACCGCGGGGCCCGCCTCGCCGCGGGTCATCGTGCTCACCACCTTCGACCTCGACGAGTACGCGTTCGCGGCGATCCGGGCGGGCGCCAGCGGCTTCCTCCTGAAGGATGCCCGGCCGCAGGAGCTGACCACCGCGATCCGCACGGTGCACGCCGGCGAGGCCGCGCTCGCGCCCCGCGTCACCCGCCGGATGATCGAGCTGTTCGCCGCCGACCTCCCGGCTTCGGGAGCCGCCGATGCGCGAGCCGAGCTGTTCGACCGGCTGTCACCCCGAGAACGCGAGATCCTCGTCGCCATCGCCGAGGGCCTCAACAACAGCGAGCTCGCATCGAGGTTCTTCCTCTCCGAATCGACGGTGAAGACGCACGTCGGACGCATCCTGCAGAAGCTCGACGCCCGCGACCGCGTGCACCTTGTCATCCTCGCCTACGAGCACGGGCTCCTCAGCGGGCCAGGAACATCCCCCGAGCGTCGGTAG
- the pepN gene encoding aminopeptidase N produces MAAAHLTRLEAEERVGIVHAPSYEVDLDLTGDGGTFRSTTVVRFGATPGASTFIESTTLEVHELVLNDRPLDPAAVIDGDRIRLVALEAQNELVVRSTRAYSNTGEGLHRFVDPVDEAVYLYTEFAVAEANRVYAVFDQPDLKASVRFTITAPAAWQVLSNAPTPDPVPAGTDGTTATWAFETGPVISSYIVAIIAGPYAAWRGAARSIDGRDVPLGLFTRASLAQYAEPDVMFETVQAGLAFYERAFGVPYPFGKYDQVFVPEYNWGAMENVGAVTFNEGYLFRSRVSDARREQRAIVVLHELSHMWFGNSVTMRWWNDLWLNESFATWASTLATSQVTEFTGVWATFASDEKTHAAEQDQLPSTHPIVAEIRDLGDVEVNFDAITYDKGASVLKQLVAWVGLEAFQRGVGAYLTAHGGGNATLRDLLDELERASGRDLTRWSELWLETAGVNTLRAIVETDAAGTITAARIEQTAAAAHPTLRPHRVAIGCYSADEHGALVRTHRLELDVDGAVTDVPDLVGVQRPDLLLVNDDDLTYAKVRLDDASFAAAIAGLAELADPVARAVVLGSAWDAVRDAELPASEFVRLVLGSVGHETQSAARGLALSRLELAVGRYLADEHRERIAAETGDAVWALAELAQAGSDTQLQFVKAFTRLAATQAHADVLGSLLDGSIKLPGLDVDLDLRWELVIARSALGAASDEEIDAALALDETAKGRQLAETARAARPDQAVKDAAWRRVATDASLSNDLARAIAEGWRRTTAPELLATTATAYFEMLQRTWSERSFTMASLIVSRLFPSPLVDEELAAMAREWLAANVSPAPLHRLVSEQLDELERALAARACDASMLSGAAQ; encoded by the coding sequence ATGGCAGCTGCACACCTCACCCGACTCGAGGCAGAGGAGCGCGTCGGCATCGTGCACGCGCCGAGCTACGAGGTCGACCTCGACCTCACGGGCGACGGCGGAACGTTCCGGTCCACCACGGTGGTGCGGTTCGGCGCGACGCCCGGCGCGTCCACCTTCATCGAGTCGACAACCCTCGAGGTGCACGAGCTCGTGCTGAACGATCGGCCGCTCGACCCGGCAGCGGTCATCGACGGCGACCGCATCCGCCTCGTCGCCCTCGAGGCGCAGAACGAGCTCGTGGTGCGGTCGACGCGCGCCTATTCGAACACCGGCGAGGGCCTGCACCGCTTCGTCGATCCCGTCGACGAAGCCGTGTACCTCTACACCGAGTTCGCGGTGGCCGAGGCGAACCGGGTCTACGCCGTCTTCGACCAGCCCGATCTCAAGGCGTCGGTGCGGTTCACCATCACGGCGCCCGCCGCGTGGCAGGTGCTGAGCAACGCGCCCACGCCCGACCCGGTGCCGGCAGGCACTGACGGCACGACCGCGACGTGGGCGTTCGAGACCGGCCCGGTCATCTCGAGCTACATCGTCGCCATCATCGCCGGCCCGTATGCGGCCTGGCGCGGCGCGGCTCGCAGCATCGACGGCCGCGACGTTCCGCTCGGCCTCTTCACCCGCGCCTCGCTCGCGCAGTACGCCGAGCCCGACGTCATGTTCGAGACGGTGCAGGCGGGACTCGCGTTCTACGAACGGGCCTTCGGCGTCCCCTATCCCTTCGGCAAGTACGACCAGGTCTTCGTGCCCGAGTACAACTGGGGCGCCATGGAGAACGTCGGCGCCGTCACGTTCAACGAGGGCTACCTGTTCCGGTCGCGCGTCTCGGACGCCCGGCGCGAGCAGCGCGCCATCGTGGTGCTGCACGAGCTCAGCCACATGTGGTTCGGCAACTCGGTGACCATGCGCTGGTGGAACGACCTCTGGTTGAACGAGTCGTTCGCCACGTGGGCGTCGACGCTGGCCACGTCGCAGGTCACGGAGTTCACGGGCGTCTGGGCGACGTTCGCGAGCGACGAGAAGACCCACGCGGCCGAGCAGGACCAGCTTCCCTCGACGCACCCGATCGTCGCCGAGATCCGCGACCTCGGCGACGTCGAGGTGAACTTCGACGCCATCACGTACGACAAGGGCGCCTCGGTCTTGAAGCAGCTCGTCGCGTGGGTCGGCCTCGAGGCGTTCCAGCGGGGCGTCGGCGCCTACCTGACGGCGCACGGCGGTGGCAACGCCACCCTGCGCGACCTCCTCGACGAGCTCGAGCGGGCGAGCGGGCGGGACCTCACCCGGTGGTCCGAGCTCTGGCTCGAGACCGCCGGCGTGAACACCCTGCGAGCGATCGTCGAGACGGATGCCGCGGGCACGATCACCGCGGCGCGCATCGAGCAGACCGCGGCGGCGGCACATCCGACCCTCCGCCCGCATCGTGTCGCGATCGGCTGCTATTCCGCCGACGAGCACGGCGCCCTCGTGCGCACGCACCGCCTCGAGCTCGACGTCGACGGCGCCGTCACCGACGTTCCCGACCTCGTGGGCGTCCAGCGCCCCGACCTGCTGCTCGTGAACGACGACGACCTCACCTACGCGAAGGTGCGGCTCGACGATGCCTCCTTCGCCGCCGCGATCGCGGGCCTGGCTGAACTCGCCGACCCCGTCGCGCGGGCGGTCGTTCTCGGCTCGGCGTGGGATGCGGTGCGCGACGCCGAACTGCCCGCGAGCGAGTTCGTGCGGCTCGTGCTCGGCAGCGTCGGCCACGAGACGCAATCCGCCGCGCGGGGCCTCGCCCTCTCCCGACTCGAGCTCGCCGTCGGCCGCTACCTGGCCGACGAGCACCGCGAGCGGATCGCGGCCGAGACGGGCGACGCGGTGTGGGCGCTCGCGGAGCTCGCGCAGGCGGGCAGCGACACCCAGCTGCAGTTCGTGAAGGCGTTCACCCGGCTTGCGGCGACGCAGGCCCACGCCGACGTGCTCGGCAGCCTCCTGGACGGCTCCATCAAGCTGCCCGGGCTCGACGTCGACCTCGACCTGCGGTGGGAGCTCGTGATCGCGCGCTCGGCCCTCGGCGCGGCATCCGACGAGGAGATCGACGCGGCGCTCGCGCTCGACGAGACCGCCAAGGGCCGCCAGCTCGCGGAGACCGCCCGTGCGGCTCGCCCCGACCAGGCGGTGAAGGATGCCGCGTGGCGTCGCGTCGCGACCGACGCGAGCCTCTCGAACGACCTCGCCCGCGCCATCGCCGAGGGATGGCGTCGCACGACGGCACCCGAGCTGCTCGCCACGACCGCCACCGCCTACTTCGAGATGCTCCAGCGCACCTGGTCGGAGCGGAGCTTCACGATGGCCTCGCTCATCGTGTCGCGGCTCTTCCCGTCGCCGCTCGTCGACGAGGAGCTCGCCGCCATGGCCCGCGAGTGGCTCGCCGCGAACGTGTCGCCGGCGCCGTTGCACCGGCTCGTCTCCGAGCAGCTCGATGAGCTCGAGCGTGCGCTGGCGGCTCGCGCGTGCGATGCCAGCATGCTCTCGGGCGCGGCTCAGTAG
- a CDS encoding mechanosensitive ion channel family protein, which yields MFRAAETPTDPADETPLSGNFWAGVAQFWADNWDVIVGKLIAILFIIAIAFLIRWILHFVIDRTVNRVVSGVKKKQDVTDTQALQASPLAAVRVVQRTRTLGTVLTNIVNVTLFIVVTLMIVSTIDPSILGSFALLSAAIGAGLGFGAQNIVKDALNGIFMVVEDQLGVGDVVDLGPATGIVEEVRIRVTTVRDVNGTLWFVRNGEILRVGNMSQGWARVILDLAVPYDADVEAVESEMLRTATELAQSGKWRSRVLEKPEIWGLESISDEAMVIRIVMKVRTSSKDDVARELRTRLKHAMDAMGVTLPSLSSVVLSGFDGATRVKGAKPPRTGPSSVVTTDASRTAIATKPKVPRAPRAPKPPTTGGAE from the coding sequence ATGTTCCGAGCCGCAGAGACCCCCACCGACCCTGCCGACGAGACCCCGCTCAGCGGCAACTTCTGGGCGGGCGTGGCGCAGTTCTGGGCCGACAACTGGGACGTCATCGTCGGCAAGCTCATCGCGATCCTGTTCATCATCGCGATCGCGTTCCTCATCCGATGGATCCTCCACTTCGTCATCGACCGCACCGTGAACCGCGTGGTGTCGGGCGTCAAGAAGAAGCAGGACGTCACCGACACGCAGGCCCTGCAGGCGTCGCCGCTCGCCGCCGTGCGCGTCGTGCAGCGCACCCGCACGCTCGGCACCGTGCTCACGAACATCGTGAACGTGACGCTGTTCATCGTCGTCACGCTCATGATCGTGAGCACCATCGACCCCTCCATCCTCGGCTCCTTCGCGCTGCTCTCCGCAGCGATCGGCGCCGGCCTCGGCTTCGGCGCGCAGAACATCGTGAAGGACGCGCTGAACGGCATCTTCATGGTCGTGGAGGACCAGCTCGGCGTCGGCGACGTCGTCGACCTCGGCCCCGCGACCGGCATCGTCGAGGAGGTGCGCATCCGCGTCACGACGGTGCGCGACGTGAACGGCACGCTCTGGTTCGTGCGCAACGGCGAGATCCTCAGAGTCGGCAACATGTCCCAGGGCTGGGCGCGGGTCATCCTCGACCTCGCGGTGCCGTACGATGCCGACGTGGAAGCCGTCGAGAGCGAGATGCTCCGCACCGCCACCGAGCTCGCACAGTCGGGCAAGTGGCGTTCGCGCGTACTCGAGAAGCCCGAGATCTGGGGCCTCGAGTCGATCTCCGATGAGGCGATGGTCATCCGCATCGTCATGAAGGTGCGCACGTCGTCGAAGGACGACGTGGCCCGCGAGCTCCGCACCCGCCTGAAGCACGCGATGGACGCCATGGGCGTGACACTCCCGAGCCTCTCGAGCGTCGTGCTCAGCGGCTTCGACGGCGCGACCCGGGTCAAGGGCGCGAAGCCCCCGAGGACCGGGCCCAGCAGCGTGGTGACGACGGATGCCTCGCGCACGGCGATCGCCACGAAGCCGAAGGTTCCCCGCGCCCCCCGCGCCCCGAAGCCGCCGACCACGGGAGGCGCCGAGTGA
- a CDS encoding globin, with translation MRGSEHGPALGPSFYETVGGRATFERLVAEFYRGVADDPVLRPMYPEEDLGPAAERLTMFLEQYWGGPGTYSEQRGHPRLRMRHLPFKVNPDARDRWLAHMRAAVDSLDLPPLAEETLWDYLQRAAFAMVNTFED, from the coding sequence CTGCGCGGCAGCGAGCACGGCCCGGCGCTCGGACCCTCGTTCTACGAGACCGTCGGCGGTCGCGCCACGTTCGAGCGGCTCGTCGCCGAGTTCTACCGCGGCGTCGCCGACGATCCCGTGCTCCGGCCGATGTACCCCGAGGAGGACCTCGGGCCGGCCGCCGAACGGCTCACCATGTTCCTCGAGCAGTACTGGGGCGGTCCCGGCACGTACAGCGAGCAGCGCGGGCACCCGCGCCTGCGCATGCGCCACCTCCCGTTCAAGGTGAACCCCGACGCGCGCGACCGCTGGCTCGCGCACATGCGCGCGGCGGTCGACTCCCTCGACCTGCCGCCGCTCGCCGAGGAGACGCTCTGGGACTACCTGCAGCGCGCCGCGTTCGCGATGGTCAACACCTTCGAGGACTGA
- a CDS encoding FAD-binding dehydrogenase, whose protein sequence is MHEPDAIIVGAGLSGLVAAAELVDAGKRVVIVEQEPEASLGGQAHWSFGGLFLVDSPEQRRMGVKDSLELAKQDWSGTAGFDREEDEWGRRWAEAYVEFAAGEKRAWLHEKGVRFFPVVGWAERGGYNAIGHGNSVPRFHITWGTGPGVLAPFIARVQAGAAAGLVEFRHRHRVDEVVVESGVVVGVRGAVLAPDAAGRGEPSNREVVGDFDLRAPAVVVASGGIGGNHDLVREFWPERMGVAPESLLSGVPTHVDGRMLPIAERAGARLVNGDRMWHYTEGITNWDPVWPMHGIRILPGPSSLWFDAEGRRLPVPLFPGFDTLGTLEHIVATGHAHSWFVLTQKIIEKEFALSGSEQNPDLTGKDLKLLADRLGSGAPGPVEAFKQHGVDFVVADTLPELFDGMRALSPDVPIDTDNIEREIVARDRELENEFSKDLQLTAVRGARKYRGDKLIRVATPHRILDPKAGPLIAVKLHVLTRKSLGGIQTDLDSRALASDGTVVPGLYAVGEAAGFGGGGVHGYRALEGTFLGGCLFTGRAAGRAIARG, encoded by the coding sequence ATGCACGAGCCCGACGCGATCATCGTCGGTGCGGGCCTCTCGGGCCTCGTCGCCGCGGCCGAACTGGTCGACGCGGGCAAGCGCGTGGTGATCGTCGAGCAGGAGCCTGAGGCGAGCCTCGGCGGGCAGGCGCACTGGTCGTTCGGCGGACTCTTCCTCGTCGATTCGCCCGAGCAGCGTCGGATGGGAGTGAAGGACTCCCTTGAGCTGGCGAAGCAGGACTGGTCGGGCACGGCCGGATTCGACCGCGAGGAGGACGAGTGGGGCCGGCGCTGGGCCGAGGCGTATGTCGAGTTCGCGGCCGGCGAGAAGCGCGCGTGGCTGCATGAGAAGGGCGTCCGGTTCTTCCCGGTCGTCGGCTGGGCCGAGCGCGGCGGCTACAACGCCATCGGCCACGGCAACTCGGTTCCCCGCTTCCACATCACGTGGGGCACCGGGCCCGGCGTGCTCGCGCCGTTCATCGCCCGGGTGCAGGCCGGGGCTGCGGCCGGACTCGTCGAGTTCCGGCACCGGCACCGTGTCGACGAGGTCGTCGTCGAGTCGGGCGTCGTGGTGGGCGTCCGAGGGGCCGTGCTCGCCCCCGACGCCGCCGGGCGCGGCGAGCCGAGCAACCGCGAGGTCGTCGGCGACTTCGACCTGCGGGCGCCGGCCGTGGTCGTGGCATCCGGTGGCATCGGCGGCAATCACGACCTGGTACGGGAGTTCTGGCCCGAGCGCATGGGCGTCGCGCCCGAGAGCCTGCTCTCGGGGGTTCCCACGCATGTCGACGGCCGGATGCTGCCCATCGCCGAGCGCGCGGGCGCCCGGCTCGTCAACGGCGACCGCATGTGGCACTACACCGAGGGCATCACGAACTGGGATCCGGTGTGGCCCATGCATGGCATCCGTATCCTGCCCGGTCCCTCGTCGCTGTGGTTCGACGCCGAGGGCCGCCGCCTGCCCGTGCCGCTCTTCCCCGGCTTCGACACCCTCGGCACGCTGGAGCACATCGTGGCCACCGGCCACGCCCACTCGTGGTTCGTGCTGACGCAGAAGATCATCGAGAAGGAGTTCGCGCTGTCGGGCAGCGAGCAGAACCCCGACCTCACCGGCAAGGACCTGAAGCTGCTCGCCGACCGGCTCGGCTCGGGCGCTCCGGGCCCCGTGGAGGCGTTCAAGCAGCACGGCGTGGACTTCGTGGTCGCCGACACCCTGCCCGAGCTCTTCGACGGCATGCGTGCGCTCTCCCCCGACGTGCCGATCGACACCGACAACATCGAGCGCGAGATCGTGGCGCGCGACCGCGAGCTCGAGAACGAGTTCTCGAAGGACCTGCAGCTCACCGCCGTGCGAGGGGCCCGCAAGTACCGGGGCGACAAGCTCATCCGGGTGGCGACGCCCCACCGGATCCTCGATCCGAAGGCGGGCCCGCTCATCGCCGTGAAGCTGCACGTGCTCACGCGCAAGAGCCTCGGCGGCATCCAGACCGACCTCGATTCGCGGGCCCTCGCATCCGACGGCACGGTCGTGCCCGGGCTCTACGCGGTCGGCGAGGCCGCAGGGTTCGGCGGCGGCGGCGTGCACGGGTATCGCGCGCTCGAGGGCACCTTCCTCGGCGGATGCCTCTTCACGGGTCGTGCGGCCGGGCGCGCGATCGCCCGGGGCTGA
- a CDS encoding acyl-CoA thioesterase II: MNGPIDGLLSTLNLTDTGARTTEDIFTGPSQWMPLGRVFGGQVLAQSIVAAMHTVPSDRTVHSMHGYFLRPGDVQHPITFSVDRIHDGRSFSTRRTQAYQHGEPILSLIASFQTHDDGVEHQVDMPHDLPEPESLPSTADVLGHVDHDVARYWSSERAFDVRHIPSPVYLRVDGDRVPRQAVWMKAVGTLSDDPKQHRAALAYASDYTILEPVLRAHGVAWATPGLKVASLDHAMWWHRDARVDEWLLYTQESPSASGGRGLSLGRIYTRDGVLIASVAQEGMIRVPESDPRG; the protein is encoded by the coding sequence ATGAACGGTCCCATCGACGGCCTGCTGAGCACCCTCAACCTCACCGACACGGGCGCCCGCACCACCGAGGACATCTTCACGGGGCCGTCGCAGTGGATGCCGCTCGGCCGGGTCTTCGGCGGGCAGGTGCTCGCTCAGTCCATCGTGGCCGCCATGCACACCGTGCCGTCCGACCGCACCGTGCATTCGATGCACGGCTACTTCCTGCGGCCCGGCGACGTGCAGCACCCGATCACCTTCTCCGTCGACCGCATCCACGACGGGCGGTCGTTCTCGACGCGCCGCACGCAGGCGTACCAGCACGGCGAGCCGATCCTGTCGCTCATCGCCTCGTTCCAGACGCACGACGACGGCGTCGAGCACCAGGTCGACATGCCGCACGACCTCCCCGAGCCCGAATCGCTGCCGTCGACCGCCGACGTGCTCGGCCACGTCGACCACGACGTCGCGCGATACTGGTCGAGCGAGCGGGCGTTCGACGTGCGCCACATCCCGTCTCCCGTGTACCTCAGGGTCGACGGCGACCGCGTGCCGCGCCAGGCCGTGTGGATGAAGGCGGTCGGCACCCTCTCCGACGACCCGAAGCAGCACCGCGCCGCTCTCGCCTACGCGAGCGACTACACGATCCTCGAGCCGGTGCTGCGGGCGCACGGCGTGGCCTGGGCCACTCCCGGCCTGAAGGTGGCGAGCCTGGACCACGCGATGTGGTGGCACCGCGACGCGCGGGTCGACGAATGGCTGCTGTACACGCAGGAGTCGCCCTCGGCCAGTGGCGGACGCGGGCTCTCGCTCGGCCGGATCTACACGCGCGACGGCGTGCTGATCGCGAGCGTCGCCCAGGAGGGCATGATCCGTGTCCCCGAGTCCGACCCGCGCGGCTGA
- a CDS encoding Rieske (2Fe-2S) protein, which translates to MTTSSHLTRRTVLTVGSTGALGGVLALAACAPGDPDASSSKPTSAAPSVTDEPVTGTTGAPDAPAVGEDIAALADVPVGGSIDATINGEPALIAQPTAGQVVAFSAVCTHQGCIVAASGDEFDCPCHGSKFDAATGDVLNGPALEPLPAIPVAVSGDRIVAAS; encoded by the coding sequence ATGACGACGTCCTCACACCTCACCCGGCGCACCGTCCTGACCGTCGGATCGACCGGAGCGCTCGGCGGCGTGCTTGCGCTCGCGGCGTGTGCTCCCGGCGATCCCGATGCCAGCTCGTCGAAGCCGACATCGGCGGCGCCGAGCGTGACCGACGAGCCGGTGACCGGAACGACCGGCGCCCCAGACGCGCCCGCCGTCGGTGAGGACATCGCGGCCCTTGCCGACGTGCCGGTCGGCGGCAGCATCGATGCCACCATCAACGGGGAGCCCGCCCTCATCGCGCAGCCGACCGCAGGTCAGGTCGTGGCGTTCAGCGCGGTGTGCACGCACCAGGGCTGCATCGTGGCCGCTTCCGGCGATGAGTTCGACTGCCCCTGCCACGGGTCGAAGTTCGACGCCGCCACGGGCGACGTGCTCAACGGTCCCGCGCTGGAGCCGCTTCCCGCGATCCCCGTCGCGGTCTCGGGCGACCGCATCGTCGCGGCCTCCTGA
- a CDS encoding thioesterase family protein, translating into MRLHVPTPLRWSDLDAYGHVNNARMLSLLEEARIQAFWVSTDTPEHAVGASTAVIDASPGASTITLIARQEVEYLAPIPYQRQPLDVELWIGHMGGASLDVCYEVFSPDGVEPRVLYTRAITTIVLVDTETERPRRISDRERAAWEPYLGEPLAFRRR; encoded by the coding sequence GTGCGGCTGCACGTGCCGACGCCGCTGCGGTGGTCCGATCTCGACGCGTACGGCCACGTGAACAACGCCCGGATGCTGAGCCTCCTCGAGGAGGCCCGCATCCAGGCGTTCTGGGTGAGCACCGACACGCCCGAGCATGCGGTCGGCGCCTCGACCGCGGTCATCGACGCCTCACCCGGCGCGAGCACGATCACGCTCATCGCCCGGCAGGAGGTCGAGTACCTCGCGCCGATCCCGTATCAGCGCCAGCCGCTCGACGTCGAACTCTGGATCGGCCACATGGGCGGTGCGAGCCTCGACGTCTGCTACGAGGTGTTCTCACCAGACGGCGTCGAGCCGCGGGTGCTCTACACCCGGGCCATCACGACGATCGTGCTGGTCGACACCGAGACCGAGCGTCCGCGTCGCATCTCCGACCGCGAGCGAGCGGCGTGGGAGCCCTACTTGGGCGAGCCGCTCGCGTTCCGTCGTCGCTGA
- the ettA gene encoding energy-dependent translational throttle protein EttA, whose product MADYIYSMVRARKAVGDKVILDDVTMAFLPGAKIGVVGPNGAGKSTILKIMAGLDQPSNGEAKLTPGYSVGILMQEPVLDETKTVLENVQEGVGPIKAKVDRFNEISLAMAEPDADFDALLAEMGTLQEAIDAADAWDLDSQLEQAMDALRCPPGDEQVSVLSGGEKRRVALCKLLLQKPDLLLLDEPTNHLDAESVLWLEQHLAKYPGAVLAVTHDRYFLDHVAEWICEVDRGRLYPYEGNYSTYLEKKQERLTVQGKKDAKLAKRLADELDWVRSNAKGRQAKSKARLARYEEMAAEADRTRKLDFEEIQIPPGPRLGDIVLEAKSLKKGFGDRVLIEGLSFTLPRNGIVGIIGPNGVGKSTLFKTIVGMEPLDDGKLKVGETVKISYVDQSRGGIDPNKTLWEVVSDGLDYIQVGKTEVPSRAYVSTFGFKGPDQQKRAGILSGGERNRLNLALTLKQGGNLLLLDEPTNDLDVETLSSLENALLEFPGCAVVITHDRWFLDRIATHILAYEGTEENPSYWHWFEGNFEAYEANKIERLGADAAKPHRSAYRKLTRD is encoded by the coding sequence ATGGCGGATTACATTTACTCGATGGTGCGCGCCCGCAAGGCGGTCGGCGACAAGGTCATTCTCGACGACGTGACGATGGCGTTCCTCCCAGGGGCCAAGATCGGCGTCGTCGGCCCGAACGGTGCCGGAAAGTCCACGATCCTGAAGATCATGGCCGGACTCGACCAGCCCTCCAATGGCGAGGCGAAGCTCACCCCCGGCTACTCCGTCGGCATCCTCATGCAGGAGCCCGTGCTCGACGAGACCAAGACCGTGCTCGAGAACGTCCAGGAGGGCGTCGGGCCGATCAAGGCGAAGGTCGACCGCTTCAACGAGATCTCGCTCGCGATGGCCGAGCCCGACGCCGACTTCGACGCGCTGCTCGCCGAGATGGGCACGCTGCAGGAGGCGATCGACGCCGCCGACGCGTGGGACCTCGACTCACAGCTCGAGCAGGCGATGGACGCGCTGCGCTGCCCGCCGGGCGACGAGCAGGTGTCCGTGCTCTCGGGCGGTGAGAAGCGCCGCGTGGCGCTCTGCAAGCTCCTGCTGCAGAAGCCCGACCTGCTTCTGCTCGACGAGCCCACCAACCACCTCGACGCCGAGAGCGTGCTCTGGCTCGAGCAGCACCTCGCGAAGTACCCCGGCGCCGTGCTGGCCGTCACCCACGACCGGTACTTCCTCGACCACGTCGCGGAGTGGATCTGCGAGGTCGACCGCGGCCGGCTCTACCCCTACGAGGGCAACTACTCGACCTACCTCGAGAAGAAGCAGGAGCGACTCACCGTCCAGGGCAAGAAGGACGCGAAGCTGGCCAAGCGCCTGGCCGACGAGCTCGACTGGGTCCGCTCGAACGCGAAGGGCCGCCAGGCGAAGTCGAAGGCGCGCCTCGCCCGCTACGAGGAGATGGCAGCCGAGGCCGATCGCACGCGCAAGCTCGACTTCGAGGAGATCCAGATCCCGCCGGGCCCGCGCCTGGGCGACATCGTCCTCGAGGCGAAGAGCCTGAAGAAGGGGTTCGGCGACCGCGTGCTCATCGAGGGCCTCAGCTTCACGCTCCCGCGCAACGGCATCGTCGGCATCATCGGCCCGAACGGCGTCGGCAAGTCCACGCTCTTCAAGACGATCGTCGGCATGGAACCGCTCGACGACGGCAAGCTGAAGGTCGGCGAGACCGTCAAGATCTCCTATGTCGACCAGTCGCGTGGCGGCATCGACCCGAACAAGACGCTCTGGGAGGTCGTGTCCGACGGGCTCGACTACATCCAAGTCGGCAAGACCGAGGTGCCGAGCCGCGCCTATGTCTCGACCTTCGGCTTCAAGGGCCCCGACCAGCAGAAGCGGGCCGGCATCCTCTCGGGCGGTGAGCGCAACCGGCTGAACCTCGCCCTGACGCTCAAGCAGGGCGGCAACCTCCTCTTGCTCGACGAGCCCACGAACGACCTCGACGTCGAGACGCTCTCGAGCCTCGAGAACGCACTGCTCGAGTTCCCGGGCTGCGCCGTCGTGATCACCCACGACCGGTGGTTCCTCGACCGCATCGCGACGCACATCCTCGCCTACGAGGGCACCGAGGAGAACCCGTCGTACTGGCACTGGTTCGAGGGCAACTTCGAGGCGTACGAGGCGAACAAGATCGAGCGCCTCGGCGCGGATGCCGCGAAGCCGCACCGTTCCGCCTACCGCAAGCTCACGAGGGACTGA
- a CDS encoding DUF6993 domain-containing protein — MARRVPRIAVSALAGAALVVALAACTGTPPDQPSASASPSTPATVRPTPSAPPTLSPQLSASENLPYFDGVNTAVVAGKADAGGRDFIDALVAAGFDKSQMEVTADRTSVDLQADSVQFAVLFQGECLVGQYGPASGGYHSAVRPPLGTGGCLVGETRPIDW; from the coding sequence ATGGCACGGCGGGTTCCGAGGATCGCGGTCTCGGCGTTGGCCGGGGCCGCGCTGGTTGTCGCCCTCGCCGCCTGCACGGGCACTCCGCCCGACCAGCCCTCCGCGTCGGCCTCGCCGAGCACTCCGGCGACCGTACGACCGACGCCGAGCGCACCGCCGACGCTCAGCCCGCAGCTCTCCGCGTCGGAGAACCTTCCGTACTTCGACGGCGTCAACACCGCGGTCGTCGCCGGCAAGGCCGACGCGGGCGGCCGGGACTTCATCGATGCGCTCGTCGCAGCGGGATTCGACAAGTCGCAGATGGAGGTGACGGCGGACCGCACCAGCGTCGACCTGCAGGCCGACTCGGTGCAGTTCGCGGTGCTGTTCCAGGGCGAGTGCCTCGTGGGTCAGTACGGACCGGCATCCGGCGGCTACCACAGCGCCGTACGGCCGCCGCTCGGCACCGGCGGCTGTCTCGTCGGCGAGACGCGACCCATAGACTGGTAG